A genome region from Thermococcus gorgonarius includes the following:
- a CDS encoding adenine nucleotide alpha hydrolase family protein: MKAVALLSSGIDSPVAIYLMLRKGLEITPVHFRQSPRKESKVIELYEILRRYGKLNEPVIIDAYEEQVPVFSKLAELGKAKWTCLFCKWTMVRKACRIGHEIGARAIVTGDSLGQVASQTLDNLVIISSASDLPILRPLIGMDKEEIVKIAREIGTFEVSIEPEEPCPFVPKHPIIRGSPGEFLRIKERLMRKGVL, from the coding sequence ATGAAGGCAGTTGCACTCCTCAGTTCGGGCATCGACTCACCGGTCGCTATTTACCTCATGCTCCGGAAGGGGCTGGAGATAACGCCCGTCCACTTCAGGCAGAGCCCCAGAAAGGAATCCAAGGTGATAGAGCTATATGAGATTCTCAGGCGCTATGGAAAGCTCAACGAGCCCGTTATCATAGACGCCTACGAGGAGCAGGTGCCGGTCTTTTCGAAGCTCGCCGAGCTCGGAAAGGCCAAGTGGACGTGTCTCTTCTGCAAGTGGACGATGGTGAGAAAGGCCTGTAGGATAGGGCATGAAATTGGGGCGAGGGCGATAGTTACCGGAGATTCACTCGGTCAGGTCGCTTCCCAGACCCTAGACAACCTGGTGATAATAAGCTCCGCCAGCGACCTGCCCATACTGAGGCCGCTCATAGGGATGGATAAGGAGGAGATAGTTAAGATAGCCAGGGAGATAGGGACGTTTGAGGTCAGCATCGAGCCCGAGGAACCGTGCCCCTTCGTACCCAAGCATCCCATCATAAGGGGCTCTCCCGGAGAGTTCCTGAGAATAAAGGAACGGCTTATGAGGAAAGGTGTTCTCTGA
- the thiI gene encoding tRNA uracil 4-sulfurtransferase ThiI, whose translation MFNVVVVRYGEIGTKSRQTRKWFENILMNNIREALVSEGIDFKKVEAKHGRVLVRTNRAREAVEVLTRVFGIVSLSPAMEVEADMDKINKTALRLFRKKKRELGLEKPRFRVTARRITKEFPLKSPEIQAKVGEYILENEESEVDLHNYDIEVGVELMEGKAYVFVDKIRAWGGLPIGTQGKVVALLSGGIDSPVAAFLMMKRGVEVIPVHIYMGEKTLEKVRKIWNQLKKYHYGGKSELIVVKPKDREKIIQKLKEMKKEKYTCVFCKFMMVRNADKIAKEFGAKGIVMGDSLGQVASQTLENMYIVSQATDLPIYRPLIGMDKVEIVEIAKKIGTFELSTFPEDEIPFIPKHPVIRGSWEEFRKIYKAIFGEEPKKREC comes from the coding sequence GTGTTCAACGTAGTCGTGGTCAGATACGGAGAAATCGGAACGAAGTCGAGACAGACAAGGAAATGGTTTGAGAACATCCTTATGAACAACATCCGGGAGGCCCTGGTGAGCGAGGGGATTGACTTCAAGAAAGTCGAGGCCAAGCACGGCCGCGTTCTGGTGAGGACGAATAGGGCAAGGGAAGCAGTAGAAGTCCTAACCCGGGTTTTCGGCATCGTCTCCCTCTCCCCGGCGATGGAAGTTGAGGCAGACATGGATAAGATAAACAAGACCGCACTCAGGCTTTTCAGGAAGAAAAAGCGCGAACTCGGGCTTGAGAAGCCCAGATTCAGGGTCACTGCGAGGAGGATAACCAAGGAGTTCCCGCTCAAGAGTCCCGAGATACAGGCGAAGGTCGGTGAATACATCCTCGAGAACGAAGAGAGCGAGGTTGACCTGCACAACTACGATATTGAGGTTGGAGTGGAGCTGATGGAGGGGAAAGCATACGTTTTCGTCGATAAAATCAGGGCCTGGGGTGGTCTGCCGATAGGAACTCAGGGCAAAGTCGTGGCCTTACTAAGCGGCGGTATTGATTCTCCCGTTGCTGCTTTCCTCATGATGAAGCGCGGCGTTGAGGTGATTCCGGTTCACATCTACATGGGGGAGAAAACCCTCGAAAAGGTCAGGAAGATATGGAACCAGCTGAAGAAGTACCACTACGGCGGAAAGAGCGAGCTGATAGTGGTCAAGCCGAAGGATCGTGAGAAAATCATTCAAAAGCTCAAAGAGATGAAGAAGGAGAAGTACACCTGCGTCTTCTGCAAGTTTATGATGGTGAGGAACGCCGACAAAATTGCCAAAGAGTTCGGTGCAAAGGGCATAGTCATGGGTGATTCGCTCGGGCAGGTTGCTTCCCAGACGCTCGAAAACATGTACATCGTCAGTCAGGCGACGGATCTGCCTATATACCGCCCGCTCATAGGCATGGACAAGGTGGAAATAGTCGAGATAGCCAAGAAAATAGGCACCTTCGAGCTCTCCACATTTCCTGAGGACGAGATACCATTCATACCAAAACACCCGGTCATAAGGGGCTCCTGGGAGGAGTTCAGGAAGATATACAAAGCGATATTCGGAGAGGAACCAAAGAAAAGGGAGTGCTGA
- a CDS encoding DUF998 domain-containing protein, with product MEFEKLSAYISIFLPVIFLAGLTIVLSKNPWFSFTDNALSDMGSLKNPERWYFNGFLMTFAVISFIAAFGAFRSGLSYLMIFASVSLFLVGVFPEEYAPHAPAAVLFYVLALADIAIVGIKLGRSGVSLGYLWSVLALLTFVLMLYLVKARVFKGLAIPEMVGAITILTWFVYIGLLRLCSQP from the coding sequence ATGGAATTCGAAAAGCTATCCGCTTATATCTCGATCTTTCTTCCGGTGATATTCCTGGCGGGCCTCACAATCGTGCTCAGCAAAAACCCGTGGTTCTCCTTCACGGACAACGCCCTCAGCGACATGGGTTCGCTCAAAAACCCAGAGAGGTGGTACTTCAACGGCTTTCTGATGACTTTCGCAGTTATAAGCTTTATAGCAGCCTTTGGAGCATTTAGAAGCGGTCTCAGCTACTTAATGATTTTTGCGTCGGTTTCACTCTTCCTCGTGGGCGTTTTCCCGGAGGAGTACGCGCCACATGCTCCAGCCGCGGTTCTCTTCTACGTTCTCGCACTGGCAGATATAGCCATCGTCGGGATTAAGCTCGGCCGCTCTGGGGTTTCTCTCGGGTACCTGTGGTCAGTTCTGGCACTTCTGACATTCGTTCTGATGCTTTACCTAGTCAAAGCTCGCGTCTTCAAGGGTTTAGCCATTCCGGAGATGGTCGGCGCAATAACAATACTCACTTGGTTCGTTTACATCGGGCTGCTCCGGCTGTGTTCTCAACCATAA